The following nucleotide sequence is from bacterium.
GCGCTGTGGTACATGCGGGTGCCGCCGACGGCGCCGATCGCCGTGTCGGAAACCGCGCAGGCGCCCGCTGCGGGCGGGCAGGTCGCCGGGAGCGCCGCCGGCGCCGGGCCAGCGCGCGCGCACTGATCACCGGCGCGCGCCTATCGGCGGGCGCGCGATCTTGCTATAGTGGAACTCGGGCAGCCGGAGCCGGGACATGCCGGACCGGCCCCGGGCTCGGAGGAGCGAGGATGCGGTTAGCAAACCTCCTGGCGGCGCTCCCGGTGTCGCCTCCGGGAGACGGCCCGGTGGTGCTCGGGTCCCGGGACCGTGAGGTCACGGGATTGGCCTATCACTCGGCGCACGTGCGGGCCGGCGACCTCTTCGCCGCGATCCGCGGGCTCTCCCAGGACGGGCACCGGTACGCCCAGGACGCGGCCCGGCGCGGCGCGGTCGCGGTGCTCGTCGACCACGCGGTGCCGGACGTCGGGGCGACTCAGGTGGTCGTTCCCGACACGCGGCAGGCTTTGGCGTTTGTCGCCGCAGCCTTCCATGGGACGCCGTCGGAGCACCTGTGGGTGTGCGGCGTGACGGGAACCAACGGCAAGACCACGACCACGTACCTGCTGGAGGCGATCCTCGCGCGGGCCGGCCGTCGCGTCGGGCTCGTCGGCACGCTTGGCGCGCGGCTGGGCGGGGCACCCGTGGAATTCCACGCCACGACGCCCACGACCCCGGAAGCACCGGACGTCCAACGCCTGCTCGCGGAGATGCGGGCCGCGGGCGCCGGCGACGTGATCATGGAGGTGACCTCCCATGCGCTGGCGCTCCATCGCGTCGACGCGTGTCGTTTCGGCGCGGCCGTGTTCACCAACCTTACGCAGGACCATCTGGACTTCCACGGGGACCTCGCGGGCTATCGGGACGCCAAGGCGCGGCTGTTCGAGATGGTCGCACCTGACGGGCTCAGCGTGGTGAACGCCGACGACGAGGCCAGCGCCGCGATGGCCTCGCGCAGCCGGGCCCGCGTCTGGACCTACGGGATCGAGCAGCGCGCGGATGTGTGCGCGGAGCGGCTCACGCTCGGCCCGCGGGGAACGCGCGGTTCCGTCGTGTGGCCGGGCGGACGCATGCCACTGGTGTTGCCGCTTCCGGGCCGGTTCAACGTCGCCAACGCGCTCGCGGCGGCGGCGGTGGCGCTCGCGCGCGGGATCCCGCCGGAGGTTGTGAGCGGCGCGCTCGAGACCGTGCCCGGCGTGCCCGGCCGTTGCGAGCTCGTGAACGAGGGGCAGCCGTTTACGGTCATCGTGGACTACGCGCACACGCCGGACGGACTCGAGAAGGTGTTGCGCCTCGCCCGCGAGGTCGCAACGGGCCGCTGCGTGACGGTGTTCGGCTGCGGCGGCGACCGCGACCGGACGAAGCGGCCGATCATGGGACGCATCGGGACGGCGCTTGCCGACTACGCCGTGTTCACCTCCGACAATCCGCGCAGCGAGGACC
It contains:
- a CDS encoding UDP-N-acetylmuramoyl-L-alanyl-D-glutamate--2,6-diaminopimelate ligase, producing MRLANLLAALPVSPPGDGPVVLGSRDREVTGLAYHSAHVRAGDLFAAIRGLSQDGHRYAQDAARRGAVAVLVDHAVPDVGATQVVVPDTRQALAFVAAAFHGTPSEHLWVCGVTGTNGKTTTTYLLEAILARAGRRVGLVGTLGARLGGAPVEFHATTPTTPEAPDVQRLLAEMRAAGAGDVIMEVTSHALALHRVDACRFGAAVFTNLTQDHLDFHGDLAGYRDAKARLFEMVAPDGLSVVNADDEASAAMASRSRARVWTYGIEQRADVCAERLTLGPRGTRGSVVWPGGRMPLVLPLPGRFNVANALAAAAVALARGIPPEVVSGALETVPGVPGRCELVNEGQPFTVIVDYAHTPDGLEKVLRLAREVATGRCVTVFGCGGDRDRTKRPIMGRIGTALADYAVFTSDNPRSEDPGAIIREIEAGAAGRNFESEPDRRLAIGRALALARAGDVVVIAGKGHEPYQILRDRTIAFDDREVARDLLRAGRTELGAHP